In the genome of Crassostrea angulata isolate pt1a10 chromosome 6, ASM2561291v2, whole genome shotgun sequence, the window CAATGCTCACATTCTTGAAATCTGGCAAAGATTTCATTTCCCTCATCAATAACGGAACAGCTGATTCAAGCCTAGGAATGACATTATCTGAGAAGTAAAACCTTTCTTGAAGGGCATGGATGTCGAATATGATTATCTGAGCGGGTCCTTTCGTTGTCAGGGGGATGCCAGATATTAATGTAGCCAGCGTTTTGGCTGTTGCTATTTGTCCCTCTGTATCTACACGTTCCATAGTTCCTGTTGGAAAGTATggcataatgaaatgaaaagacCGTGCCAAATATCTCGGAAACGCATACAGAACAGACAGTTGCTCAAAAATGACATCAGGAGTGTGAAAACTTCCGATGAAAATGACATCTTTCCCCGCCATATATTTGACATCTTCGATAAATAAATTTGGAAATCCGTCAGGAAATGTCTTCCACTGAATCGTTTTTCTGTATTCAACTTCACGAGGACTAGAGCTAGCAGATATTGACAGAGCGCGAACGGGAGGGCCATGGATTGTCGATTTTGGTGGAGGACTCATCTCCCTCGTAAACGTTGTGCACTTTGTGACTATATTTTCTGCTAGTGCAGCCATCGAAGGATGTGCATAGAGAAGAACCGGACTGTCATCTCCGTTCATTTTTGAAAGACGCAAATATTGATATTGACGCTAGGTACCCTTTGTTTACGTTTTCTTTCCCTTTTTCACCTCCAGAAACTGAAGAGTgattaaattttcgaaaattcCGATCCCGACTACAAttatttttggggggggggggggggtcgggggggtatGAAATTCATCATTTTGATACGCGTTTACGTTTGTGAACGCAAACGCAAAAGTCTGGATGATGCAGGCTCGATGGGATTATAAAGAATATTTGTAGGAATATCTACACGAAGACAGTAACTTTGTTAGATGATATTATTATTTGGTTCCCATTTTATTTACAGAAGTAAATTCTTAATTGCAATTGATAAAAGCATTGCACATAAACTATGCATGTATGAAAAAATGGTATGCTTTTCACACTTAAAGAAACGGTAATCGAGCATCCAAAATGTCCaagatattaatttatttaattattaatttagaTTAAAGTAATTTAATCATTAAACCCATCCTAGTAtatttaattatcaataaacAGTTGCATTTCTCTGTTACAACTACAAGTTGCTTTAGCTGTTGCAACTTATGATGCCAATACTCTGCACCACTGCATGAAATTGAGAAATGGTCATCTACAAATGAGATTTGGCTGGTTTTAGAACACTACCGGTATTTCTTTCTTTCACAATGCACTAGGttatcttaaaaatatgtttggATGCCATTTTTAAATCGCACATCCTTTTATTACATACTTCTCACATTGTAACAAAATGAGGAAAAAAGCTCTGTGTTACAAtatcaaaaattattcaaattttaaagctataatatatggatttttcatTGCTAAATAATAGCTTACAGCTCTAAAATTTATTGTAGATCTGATggataatttgttgaccacacgtctttttacattgatattttttaaagacaaccAAAAGCTATCAttctttttatctatttaataaatatacaagtacatgtacatacaaataaaaatatcaattacacAAATATCACAGATAGATTAAGCAACTACGGATACCCAATCTCAAATTCTGTTACTTTAAATCTAACTCAAATGCATTCAGGAACTAGTTTTGTATCATCCCGGTGAGCACATTGTTATGTAGAATCATAGTTAACAGGTGGTTTCTTGTTCCTATTTTCAATAGCCAGTTTCTGCCGGAGGCGCCGGACTTCGTTAAGCAGAGCTAGTTCCTGTTTGTCAAACGTTCTACTGCTTCTCTCTAGGGACACAGATGACTCGGGGTCTGTTGATGTCTGAAGTGTGTTCCACGCTGAAGACTGAGTGGTGTTGTTGAGATAGGACTGACCAAGCCTTTGTTCTACAGAAGAAAATGATTATCATTGAACATTTATTACAAACAAtataatactgtggaatcattaattttcgtgggggccaattttcgtggattgctaaaattttacaggttcatggggacgtaatttcgtgtattctcttaaacatacagaggaaatatgactttattatcCTAATTTATTatttcgtggaggatgttaattcgtggatgaaaggtacccacgaattccacgaaaattgagccaccacaaaatctaatgattccacagtataaaatcatttattacaaattctatataattcattttcaaacagaataaattttcaatttcttttccataaaatactgacatatactatatacatgtatattagactttttaatatgaaatctTTTATTAAGCAGTGAAAAATTCTCATACGATCATTAGTAATATAAcctgataaaattatttatgaaagtaAGTTTGTAATAGTTTTTGGATAATAATACATGCATCTACCTACCAAAACAAGAACTATAGCCTGAGACAGCATTCAAGTAATAAGACTTACTTCTGCTGGCGTACAGTGCATCCTCCGTCATTGATTTGCCGTGTTCCTGAGCAATCCTGGCCTCATCCTCCACGAACTCCAGCCGACGTCTGTCTGCTTGGGCAGCTAGATGTTTCTGTTCTCCTAATTCCTCCTGTTTATCCTCCACATCTTTTTCCTATAATTCATAATGAATAAGTATTgggatacttttttaaaaattttacatactTAATTGTAATCCTGTGCAAGAATAAGATTTTTCAGTCATATGTTTAGTAGCGCTATATGTATACCATATAAGATTGAAATTTCACTTGACTTGAGCAATTATAATGGTTTTTTTCCCAAGGTATAACTATTAAGCACTTGTTTGATGTTGTTTTAATTACTAGTATTCCAGTGCACTGACCCTTTTTTCCTGACACTGCATCATCAGATCATGGACCTCCCTCTCAAGCTGTCGATTTTCACTGCTTGTCTTTGCCAGCTGTAGTTATAAAGAATATTAATTGGAGACCTTCGTATCTGTTGATATTACAGAGGAAAAAATCTCTTAAATGTACCTGTACATGAAGTTCACCAAATTAATGTTTTCCAAACATATAAGCACTGAATGCATATAgccagtacatgtatcatcgTTTAAAAGCAGAACTGTCATTGACATAGGAATtcataaatgaattaaaagataTACCGGTACAGAAAAACCCATGATAGCAAATTTTAAGGGACCAGGGAATCTGTGACCACCCCCCCCTAACTATTTCTATTACaagtatatacattgtatttgctATCATTTGTGTAGGCTATATAATGCATAGCACTGTTATTTATATGATTGAATGTACataaaaagtaacaaatcttcAACGctctggatatttttttttgggggggggggggggtgttacagatacatgtataggaaAAATGAAAGGGATTGTAAAATTAACTCTGTTATTGTCATACATTTGTTAAATCTG includes:
- the LOC128189684 gene encoding uncharacterized protein LOC128189684, which gives rise to MNGDDSPVLLYAHPSMAALAENIVTKCTTFTREMSPPPKSTIHGPPVRALSISASSSPREVEYRKTIQWKTFPDGFPNLFIEDVKYMAGKDVIFIGSFHTPDVIFEQLSVLYAFPRYLARSFHFIMPYFPTGTMERVDTEGQIATAKTLATLISGIPLTTKGPAQIIIFDIHALQERFYFSDNVIPRLESAVPLLMREMKSLPDFKNVSIAFPDDGACKRFHNFFPDEDPITCVKIRDGNRRIVKVKDGNPAGRHVLIIDDLVQSGGTLKECAKALYEKGALKVSAYVTHAVFPKESWRKFVDSDVKFENFWITDSLPHAKMICEHPPFRLLSLSEPIADLLLGYDLMP